Proteins encoded by one window of Kribbella italica:
- a CDS encoding GNAT family N-acetyltransferase encodes MRVRPAIPADADAVAAIWHTGWHDGHDGNVPEELTAVRTKDTFWTRAAERTSETTVATVDQVVAGFVIVSGDEVEQVYVSSNHRGSGIAGLLLTEGERQVAQAGHPAAWLAVATGNSRARRFYERSGWTDDGPFDYQAAVDGGTIPVPCHRYVKTFAVQNIQT; translated from the coding sequence ATGCGAGTGCGCCCCGCCATCCCTGCCGACGCCGACGCCGTGGCCGCGATCTGGCACACCGGCTGGCACGACGGCCACGACGGCAACGTCCCGGAGGAACTGACGGCTGTCCGCACGAAGGACACCTTCTGGACCAGAGCGGCAGAGAGAACTTCAGAAACCACGGTTGCCACCGTTGACCAAGTAGTCGCCGGGTTTGTGATCGTCTCCGGTGACGAGGTCGAGCAGGTCTATGTCTCTTCCAACCACCGCGGCTCCGGCATCGCCGGACTGTTGCTGACCGAGGGCGAGCGGCAAGTAGCTCAGGCAGGCCACCCCGCCGCCTGGTTGGCAGTTGCCACCGGCAACAGTCGCGCCCGCCGCTTCTACGAACGCTCCGGCTGGACCGACGACGGCCCCTTCGACTACCAGGCCGCCGTCGACGGCGGCACGATCCCCGTCCCGTGCCACCGCTACGTCAAGACGTTCGCGGTCCAGAACATTCAGACCTGA
- the metH gene encoding methionine synthase codes for MTTSSLRDLLDQRIAVLDGAWGTMLQGAKLTPEDYKGDRFADHTHDVTGDPDLLNIMRPDVILDVHRQYLNAGADITTTNTFTATSIGQADYGLESLVRDMNLEGARLARQAADEAGGKFVAGSIGPLNVTLSLSPRVEDPSYRAVTFEQVKDAYAEQIAALRDGGVDLLLIETIFDTLNCKAAIAAAREVAPELPLWISVTIVDLSGRTLSGQTVEAFWSSIEHAKPLVVGVNCSLGAHEMRPHVADLARFADTYVASHPNAGLPNAFGGYDETPEETAGMIGEFAGSGLVNIVGGCCGTTPAHIAKIAEAVKGQPPRPLAPAETRTRFSGLEPFKISADTGFVMIGERTNVTGSAKFRRLIESDNHQAAVDVALEQVRGGANLLDVNMDADLLDSEQAMTTFLNLIATEPEVARIPIMIDSSKWTVLEAGLKCVQGKGVVNSISLKEGEEEFLDRARRIMDFGAGAVVMAFDEQGQADTVERKVAICGRAYDLLTGIGFPAEDIIFDPNVLAVATGMSEHNGYALNFIDALPLIKERCPGVHISGGISNLSFSFRGNDIVREAMHSSFLYHAGKVGLDMGIVNAGQLAVYEDIPKDLLELVEDVIFNRRDDATDRLVSFAEGVKGKGTKREVDLTWREGTVQERLSHALVHGIVDFIEDDTEEARVQYPRPLQVIEGPLMDGMKIVGDLFGAGKMFLPQVVKSARVMKRSVAYLEPYMEAEKELARQEGRAEDVRDQGKVVLATVKGDVHDIGKNIVGVVLGCNNYEVIDLGVMVPAAKILDTAIAEGADAVGLSGLITPSLDEMVSVAEEMQRRGLKLPLLVGGATTSKQHTAVRIAPAYDQTTVHVLDASRVVGVVSDLLDTDRSAALAISNREDQDRLREQHANKQRAPLLTVEQARANAEPVEYGELPVPSFTGLRVETPSLETLREMIDWQFLFLAWELKGKYPAILENEVARELFDDANTMLDQIIADRSFTAKGAYGFWPAHREGDDIVLDDRGISFPMLRQQTEKPAGRHNRCLADYIAPAGDHLGGFGVAIHGAEELAATYEANNDDYRAIMVKALADRLAEAFAEWIHLEARKAWFEPDVEPVLSDLHAERFRGIRPALGYPASPDHSEKKELFELIEADRLGLGLTESYAMTPAAAVSGLIFASESARYFSIGRLGRDQVEDYAKRRGLELDEMERWLRPNLAYDPQ; via the coding sequence GTGACCACAAGCTCGTTGCGAGACCTGCTCGACCAGCGCATCGCCGTGCTGGACGGCGCGTGGGGCACGATGCTGCAGGGCGCGAAGCTGACCCCCGAGGACTACAAGGGCGACCGGTTCGCCGACCACACCCACGACGTGACCGGTGACCCGGACCTGCTGAACATCATGCGGCCCGACGTCATCCTCGACGTGCACCGGCAGTACCTGAACGCCGGCGCCGACATCACCACCACCAACACCTTCACCGCGACCAGCATCGGCCAGGCCGACTACGGCCTGGAGTCCCTGGTCCGCGACATGAACCTGGAAGGCGCCCGGCTGGCCCGCCAGGCCGCCGACGAGGCGGGCGGCAAGTTCGTGGCCGGCTCGATCGGCCCGCTGAACGTCACGCTCTCGCTGTCGCCGCGGGTCGAGGACCCGTCGTACCGGGCCGTGACGTTCGAGCAGGTCAAGGACGCGTACGCCGAACAGATCGCCGCGCTGCGCGACGGCGGCGTCGACCTGCTGCTGATCGAGACGATCTTCGACACCCTGAACTGCAAGGCCGCGATCGCGGCCGCCCGCGAGGTCGCCCCCGAGCTGCCGCTGTGGATCTCGGTGACGATCGTCGACCTGAGCGGGCGGACGCTGTCCGGCCAGACCGTCGAGGCGTTCTGGAGCTCGATCGAGCACGCCAAGCCGCTGGTCGTCGGTGTCAACTGCTCGCTCGGCGCGCACGAGATGCGCCCGCACGTCGCCGACCTGGCCCGGTTCGCCGACACCTACGTCGCCTCGCACCCGAACGCCGGCCTGCCGAACGCCTTCGGCGGGTACGACGAGACGCCGGAGGAGACCGCCGGGATGATCGGCGAGTTCGCCGGCTCCGGCCTGGTCAACATCGTCGGCGGCTGCTGCGGTACGACGCCCGCGCACATCGCCAAGATCGCCGAGGCGGTCAAGGGCCAGCCGCCGCGCCCGCTGGCGCCGGCCGAGACGCGGACCCGGTTCAGCGGCCTGGAGCCGTTCAAGATCAGCGCCGACACCGGCTTCGTGATGATCGGCGAGCGGACCAACGTGACCGGCTCGGCGAAGTTCCGCCGGCTGATCGAGTCCGACAACCACCAGGCCGCGGTCGACGTGGCGCTGGAGCAGGTCCGCGGTGGCGCGAACCTGCTGGACGTGAACATGGACGCCGACCTGCTCGACAGCGAGCAGGCGATGACCACGTTCCTGAACCTGATCGCGACCGAGCCCGAGGTGGCCCGGATCCCGATCATGATCGACAGCTCGAAGTGGACCGTGCTCGAGGCCGGCCTGAAGTGCGTGCAGGGCAAGGGCGTGGTCAACTCGATCAGCCTGAAGGAGGGCGAGGAGGAGTTCCTCGACCGGGCCCGCCGGATCATGGACTTCGGCGCCGGCGCGGTGGTGATGGCCTTCGACGAGCAGGGCCAGGCCGACACCGTCGAGCGCAAGGTCGCGATCTGCGGCCGGGCGTACGACCTGCTGACCGGGATCGGCTTCCCCGCCGAGGACATCATCTTCGACCCGAACGTGCTGGCCGTCGCGACCGGCATGTCCGAGCACAACGGCTACGCGCTGAACTTCATCGACGCGCTGCCGCTGATCAAGGAACGCTGTCCGGGCGTCCACATCAGCGGCGGGATCTCGAACCTGTCGTTCTCGTTCCGCGGCAACGACATCGTGCGCGAGGCGATGCACTCGTCGTTCCTGTACCACGCGGGCAAGGTCGGCCTGGACATGGGCATCGTGAACGCCGGCCAGTTGGCGGTCTACGAGGACATCCCGAAGGACCTGCTGGAGCTGGTCGAGGACGTCATCTTCAACCGCCGCGACGACGCCACCGACCGCCTGGTCAGCTTCGCCGAGGGTGTGAAGGGCAAGGGCACCAAGCGCGAGGTCGACCTGACCTGGCGCGAGGGCACCGTCCAGGAGCGGCTGTCGCACGCGCTCGTGCACGGCATCGTCGACTTCATCGAGGACGACACCGAGGAGGCCCGGGTGCAGTACCCGCGGCCGCTGCAGGTGATCGAGGGCCCGCTGATGGACGGGATGAAGATCGTCGGCGACCTGTTCGGGGCCGGCAAGATGTTCCTGCCGCAGGTGGTGAAGAGCGCCCGGGTGATGAAGCGCTCGGTCGCCTACCTCGAGCCGTACATGGAGGCCGAGAAGGAGCTGGCCCGCCAGGAGGGCCGGGCCGAGGACGTCCGCGACCAGGGCAAGGTCGTGCTGGCCACGGTCAAGGGCGACGTGCACGACATCGGCAAGAACATCGTCGGCGTGGTGCTCGGCTGCAACAACTACGAGGTGATCGACCTCGGCGTGATGGTGCCGGCCGCCAAGATCCTCGACACCGCGATCGCCGAGGGCGCCGACGCGGTCGGCCTGTCCGGGCTGATCACGCCGTCGCTGGACGAGATGGTCTCGGTCGCCGAGGAGATGCAGCGCCGCGGGCTGAAGCTGCCGCTGCTGGTCGGTGGCGCGACGACGTCCAAGCAGCACACCGCCGTCCGGATCGCACCGGCGTACGACCAGACGACCGTGCACGTGCTGGACGCGTCGCGGGTGGTCGGGGTGGTCTCCGACCTGCTCGACACGGACCGTTCCGCGGCCCTTGCCATCAGCAACCGTGAGGACCAGGACCGGCTGCGCGAGCAGCACGCGAACAAGCAGCGCGCACCGTTGCTGACCGTCGAGCAGGCCCGCGCCAACGCCGAACCGGTCGAGTACGGCGAACTGCCGGTGCCCTCGTTCACCGGGCTGCGGGTCGAGACGCCGAGCCTGGAAACCCTGCGGGAGATGATCGACTGGCAGTTCCTGTTCCTGGCCTGGGAGCTGAAGGGCAAGTACCCGGCGATCCTGGAGAACGAGGTCGCGCGCGAGCTGTTCGACGACGCGAACACGATGCTCGACCAGATCATCGCGGACCGGTCGTTCACCGCGAAGGGCGCGTACGGGTTCTGGCCCGCGCACCGCGAGGGCGACGACATCGTGCTGGACGACCGCGGCATCTCGTTCCCGATGCTGCGCCAGCAGACCGAGAAGCCGGCCGGCCGGCACAACCGCTGCCTGGCCGACTACATCGCGCCCGCCGGTGACCACCTCGGCGGCTTCGGCGTCGCGATCCACGGTGCCGAGGAGCTGGCGGCGACGTACGAGGCGAACAACGACGACTACCGGGCGATCATGGTCAAGGCGCTGGCCGACCGGCTGGCCGAGGCGTTCGCCGAGTGGATCCACCTGGAGGCCCGCAAGGCCTGGTTCGAGCCGGACGTCGAGCCGGTGCTGTCGGACCTGCACGCCGAGCGGTTCCGCGGGATCCGGCCGGCGCTGGGGTACCCGGCGAGCCCGGACCACAGTGAGAAGAAGGAACTGTTCGAGCTGATCGAGGCCGACCGGCTGGGCCTCGGCCTGACCGAGTCGTACGCGATGACGCCGGCGGCCGCGGTCTCCGGGCTGATCTTCGCCAGCGAGTCCGCGCGGTACTTCAGCATCGGCCGGCTCGGCCGCGACCAGGTCGAGGACTACGCCAAGCGCCGCGGCCTGGAGCTGGACGAGATGGAGCGCTGGCTCCGGCCGAACCTGGCGTACGACCCGCAGTAA
- a CDS encoding TetR/AcrR family transcriptional regulator — protein MTDAGRQAILRAAWRAFARQPYAAVTLRGIAADAGVSASLIVKHFGGKDQLFDVVADFSDAGELLVAAPNESLGRHAVLTLIRWRRQNDSDLLVRVVFAAGDGDERARMRDQFREQVVRAFADRLDGDDSELRAELIVAHLLGLGAMLALQKTGPAATADPELVADLYGPALQHLIDQNGHQSH, from the coding sequence GTGACCGACGCCGGTCGCCAGGCCATCCTCCGGGCCGCCTGGCGGGCGTTTGCCCGGCAGCCGTACGCCGCTGTCACGCTGCGGGGGATCGCTGCCGACGCCGGGGTGAGCGCGTCGCTGATCGTCAAGCACTTCGGGGGCAAGGACCAGCTGTTCGACGTGGTCGCCGACTTCAGTGACGCGGGTGAGCTGCTGGTGGCGGCCCCGAACGAGTCGCTCGGGCGGCACGCCGTACTGACCCTGATCCGCTGGCGTCGCCAGAACGACAGCGATCTCCTGGTCCGGGTCGTCTTCGCGGCCGGTGACGGTGACGAGCGGGCCCGGATGCGCGACCAGTTCCGCGAGCAGGTCGTCCGGGCGTTCGCCGATCGCCTCGACGGTGACGACAGCGAGCTGCGGGCCGAGCTGATCGTCGCCCACCTGCTCGGGCTCGGCGCGATGCTCGCCCTGCAGAAGACCGGGCCGGCCGCGACCGCCGATCCGGAGCTGGTCGCCGACCTCTACGGGCCCGCGCTGCAGCACCTGATCGACCAGAATGGACACCAGTCTCATTAA
- a CDS encoding MFS transporter — protein MTVRPAAHPRLILSALASCGVLVSVMQTIVVPLLPALPGLTHSKPADVSWLVTVALLTGAVFTPLLGRAGDMYGKRRVLLIALVSMVAGSLLCATSSLLPVLVAGRAFQGAAVAVVPLGISILRDELPAERVIPSIAIMSSTLGVGAAFGIPAATLVVEYANWHTMFWICAGLGLLDIAVVLLIVPESKLRTSGRFDVLGALGLSGFLVCLLLAVSKGSAWGWGSAATVGTFAGAALIVPLWVVFELRTKSPLVDLRVSARPAVLFTNLAALLIGFAFYANSLSTAQLVQEPVSTGYGLGASIVVSGLCLLPGGVAMVLLSPVSARISAARGPRFTLAFASGLMALGYVVRLFTSENLFAIVAGATVVSAGTAVAYSALPALIMHAVPVTETAAANGLNTLMRTIGQAVCSAIVATVLTAVVATNAGHIAPKLGAYLIVFAIAGTAAAVALGLTLLIPHRRTAVPVLAEAGRTS, from the coding sequence GTGACCGTCCGGCCCGCCGCCCATCCCCGCCTGATCCTGTCCGCGCTCGCGTCGTGCGGTGTGCTCGTCTCGGTGATGCAGACCATCGTCGTACCGCTGCTGCCCGCGCTGCCCGGCCTGACGCACAGCAAGCCCGCTGATGTCAGTTGGCTGGTGACGGTCGCGTTGCTGACCGGTGCCGTGTTCACGCCGCTGCTCGGGCGGGCCGGCGACATGTACGGCAAGCGCCGGGTGCTGCTGATCGCCCTGGTCTCGATGGTCGCCGGGTCATTGCTTTGTGCAACGAGTTCGCTGTTGCCGGTGCTGGTGGCCGGGCGCGCGTTCCAGGGCGCCGCGGTGGCGGTCGTGCCGCTGGGCATCAGCATCCTGCGGGACGAGCTGCCGGCCGAGCGGGTGATCCCGTCGATCGCGATCATGAGCTCGACCCTCGGGGTCGGCGCCGCGTTCGGGATCCCGGCCGCGACGCTGGTGGTCGAGTACGCCAACTGGCACACGATGTTCTGGATCTGCGCCGGTCTCGGCCTGCTCGACATCGCCGTCGTGCTGCTGATCGTGCCCGAGTCGAAGCTGCGGACCAGCGGGCGGTTCGACGTACTGGGCGCTCTGGGGTTGAGCGGGTTCCTGGTCTGCCTGCTGCTCGCGGTGTCGAAGGGCAGCGCGTGGGGGTGGGGGTCGGCCGCCACTGTCGGGACGTTCGCCGGAGCGGCTCTGATCGTTCCGCTGTGGGTGGTGTTCGAGCTTCGGACGAAGAGTCCGCTGGTCGATCTCCGCGTGTCCGCGCGTCCCGCGGTCCTGTTCACCAACCTGGCGGCGCTACTGATCGGCTTCGCCTTCTACGCCAACTCGTTGTCCACCGCGCAGCTCGTCCAGGAGCCCGTCTCGACCGGCTACGGGCTCGGTGCGTCGATCGTGGTCAGCGGTTTGTGCCTGCTGCCCGGTGGGGTCGCGATGGTTCTGCTGTCGCCGGTGTCGGCGCGGATCTCGGCCGCCCGCGGGCCGCGCTTCACGCTCGCCTTCGCGTCGGGGCTGATGGCTCTCGGGTACGTCGTACGCCTGTTCACCAGCGAGAACCTGTTCGCGATCGTTGCCGGAGCGACCGTGGTGTCGGCCGGGACCGCGGTCGCGTATTCGGCGTTGCCCGCTCTGATCATGCATGCTGTGCCGGTGACCGAAACGGCCGCGGCGAACGGCCTCAACACGTTGATGCGCACGATCGGCCAGGCAGTCTGCAGCGCGATCGTGGCGACGGTGCTGACCGCGGTGGTGGCCACGAACGCCGGCCACATCGCCCCGAAGCTCGGCGCGTACCTAATCGTCTTCGCGATCGCCGGCACGGCAGCCGCCGTCGCCCTGGGTCTCACGCTGCTGATCCCACATCGTCGTACTGCGGTTCCGGTACTTGCCGAAGCAGGTCGTACGTCGTGA
- a CDS encoding cupin domain-containing protein, producing MTETRLTSLMHITPPSLPPDAEVMTATIEVPPGGPGTPPHRHSGPVFGYLLEGELLFELEGEDPRVITAGEAFWEPGGDVIHYQAANHLADRWTRFVVVMVGVPGEPMLTLVSEEELEARRDRRGAR from the coding sequence GTGACCGAGACCCGACTGACCAGCCTGATGCACATCACTCCCCCGTCACTGCCGCCGGACGCGGAGGTGATGACGGCGACGATCGAGGTCCCGCCCGGTGGCCCGGGCACGCCGCCACACCGGCACAGCGGCCCGGTCTTCGGCTACCTGCTGGAGGGCGAGCTGCTCTTCGAGCTGGAGGGTGAGGACCCGCGGGTGATCACCGCCGGCGAAGCGTTCTGGGAGCCGGGCGGCGACGTCATCCACTACCAGGCGGCCAACCACCTCGCGGACCGGTGGACGCGGTTCGTGGTGGTGATGGTCGGCGTACCGGGCGAGCCGATGCTGACGCTGGTGAGCGAGGAAGAGCTCGAGGCACGGCGGGACCGGCGGGGCGCGCGGTGA
- a CDS encoding NAD(P)H-binding protein — protein MSRIFLAGATGVVGRLLLPRLVAGGHEVTALTRRTADAVSLRTQGVDAVVGNVFDADGLRTAVAAAAPEVVMHQLTDLSGLDFAANARIRKAGTRNLVDAALAAGARRMVVQSIAWVYEPGDSPASEATPLDRAAESETRRGTVDAVRTMEELAAKLPEWVVLRYGTLYGPGTWYSPGGLMTEKLVANADISSFLHVEDAADAAVEALEWPTGVVNVVDDVPAPASEWAPAFARAVGAPVPEVVDGNRTGWARGADNSLARKDLGWTPAYPSWREGFAQTAAGPGGA, from the coding sequence GTGAGCCGGATCTTCCTGGCCGGTGCGACCGGCGTCGTCGGGCGGTTGCTGCTCCCGCGGCTGGTCGCGGGCGGGCACGAGGTGACCGCGCTGACTCGTCGTACGGCGGACGCTGTGTCGTTGCGGACCCAGGGCGTGGACGCCGTCGTCGGAAACGTGTTCGACGCGGACGGACTGCGTACGGCGGTCGCCGCGGCTGCGCCCGAGGTCGTGATGCATCAGCTCACCGACCTGAGCGGGCTGGACTTCGCGGCGAACGCGCGGATCCGGAAGGCCGGGACGCGGAACCTCGTCGACGCGGCGCTGGCCGCGGGAGCTCGGCGGATGGTGGTGCAGAGCATCGCGTGGGTCTACGAACCTGGCGACTCGCCCGCTTCGGAAGCGACACCGCTCGATCGGGCCGCGGAGTCGGAGACCCGGCGAGGCACGGTCGACGCGGTGAGGACGATGGAGGAGCTCGCGGCGAAGCTCCCCGAGTGGGTGGTGCTTCGGTACGGCACCTTGTACGGCCCCGGGACTTGGTACTCACCTGGTGGGTTGATGACCGAGAAGCTGGTCGCCAACGCCGATATCAGCAGCTTCCTGCACGTAGAGGACGCCGCCGACGCCGCAGTCGAGGCATTGGAGTGGCCGACCGGCGTGGTCAACGTCGTCGACGACGTACCGGCTCCTGCCAGCGAATGGGCGCCCGCGTTCGCGCGAGCGGTCGGCGCTCCGGTGCCCGAGGTGGTCGACGGCAACCGGACCGGCTGGGCCCGTGGGGCCGACAACTCCCTTGCCCGCAAGGACTTGGGGTGGACTCCGGCGTACCCCTCGTGGCGTGAAGGGTTCGCGCAGACAGCAGCCGGGCCCGGGGGCGCCTGA
- a CDS encoding S1C family serine protease, translated as MDQQGQQNQQQPGYPPHGYVSYGYPQPGPWQPPYQPQPPKRRRRVPALIGAFGLAAALVAGSVAWGIDQHATNSSQLAQVLSPSDVAAKVSPGLVNINTVLGYEGGRAAGTGIVLTPDGEVLTNHHVIEGATQISVVNVGNGKTYQASVVGYDDNHDIAVLKLKDASGLETAKIGDSSTVKVGDDVVGIGNAGGKGGTPSYAPGEVTALNQAITATDESGQDPENLTGLIATDANIQAGDSGGPLANSAGEVIGVDTAGSGGNQQSPGQTAFDPGNPAFGNGNGFGDGGFGDGQQGDGQQGQEQPGQGQEQPGQGQGDGPGDQGNGAGQTQGFAIPINQAMAIADQIEAGQSSADVHIGDSPMLGVTVLTNGAQGAVVNDVVADGKASEAGLSAGDVITALGGTTVDSPEALATVLNQHQPGDKVSVTWTDQTGQKHTADIELTTGPVR; from the coding sequence ATGGACCAGCAGGGGCAACAGAATCAGCAGCAGCCGGGGTATCCGCCGCACGGCTACGTGTCGTACGGGTACCCGCAGCCGGGGCCGTGGCAGCCGCCGTACCAGCCGCAGCCGCCGAAGCGGCGCCGCCGGGTGCCGGCGCTGATCGGCGCGTTCGGTCTGGCCGCCGCGCTCGTGGCCGGGTCGGTGGCGTGGGGCATCGACCAGCACGCGACGAACTCCTCGCAGTTGGCCCAGGTGCTCAGCCCGTCCGACGTCGCCGCGAAGGTGTCGCCCGGACTGGTGAACATCAACACCGTGCTCGGGTACGAGGGAGGGCGCGCCGCCGGCACCGGGATCGTGCTGACGCCGGACGGTGAGGTGCTCACCAACCACCACGTGATCGAGGGCGCGACGCAGATCAGCGTGGTGAACGTCGGTAATGGGAAGACCTACCAGGCCAGCGTTGTCGGGTACGACGACAACCACGACATCGCCGTACTGAAGCTCAAGGACGCTTCCGGGCTGGAGACGGCCAAGATCGGCGACTCCTCGACGGTGAAGGTCGGGGACGACGTGGTCGGCATCGGCAACGCCGGTGGCAAGGGCGGTACGCCGAGCTACGCGCCCGGCGAGGTGACCGCGCTGAACCAGGCGATCACCGCGACCGACGAGTCCGGGCAGGACCCGGAGAACCTGACCGGCCTGATCGCGACCGACGCGAACATCCAGGCCGGTGACTCCGGCGGCCCGCTGGCGAACTCGGCCGGTGAGGTGATCGGCGTCGACACCGCCGGCTCGGGCGGCAACCAGCAGAGCCCCGGCCAGACGGCGTTCGATCCTGGCAACCCCGCCTTCGGCAACGGCAACGGGTTCGGCGACGGCGGCTTCGGCGACGGCCAGCAAGGCGATGGTCAGCAGGGTCAGGAGCAGCCGGGCCAGGGCCAGGAGCAGCCGGGCCAAGGCCAGGGCGATGGCCCGGGCGACCAGGGCAACGGCGCCGGCCAGACCCAGGGCTTCGCGATCCCGATCAACCAGGCGATGGCGATCGCCGACCAGATCGAGGCCGGTCAGTCCTCGGCGGACGTCCACATCGGCGACTCCCCGATGCTCGGCGTCACCGTCCTGACCAACGGCGCCCAGGGCGCGGTCGTCAACGACGTGGTTGCCGACGGCAAGGCGTCCGAGGCGGGCCTGTCGGCCGGCGACGTGATCACCGCGCTCGGCGGTACGACGGTCGACTCGCCCGAGGCGTTGGCCACGGTGCTCAACCAGCACCAGCCGGGCGACAAGGTTTCCGTCACCTGGACCGACCAGACCGGTCAGAAGCACACCGCCGATATCGAACTGACCACAGGACCGGTCCGCTGA
- a CDS encoding alpha/beta fold hydrolase: MEDQYAETVLGRIRLRVGGDGPAMVCWPSLLMDGTLWDAQAAYFADRFRVVLVDPPGHGGSSPLTRPFEFVECARVVVQILDALGIDRAHLVGNSWGGMIGGTFAALHPDRIDRAVLMNATASPAGLRQRIEYPALVVAARLLGGMRGPLVGPVRDAFLGPTSKRDRPSVVAYVNDMASRADVESVRHAVTSVVPRRPDQRQLFASIKAPVLVVAGREDATFPVAETQAMADAIPGAAFAVLERTAHLAALENPTEVNALLEDFLVQ; encoded by the coding sequence ATGGAAGACCAGTACGCCGAGACGGTGCTCGGGCGGATCCGGCTTCGGGTCGGGGGCGACGGGCCGGCGATGGTGTGCTGGCCGAGTCTGCTGATGGACGGGACGCTGTGGGACGCGCAGGCGGCGTACTTCGCGGACCGGTTCCGCGTCGTCCTGGTGGACCCGCCGGGGCACGGTGGGAGCAGCCCGCTGACCCGGCCGTTCGAGTTCGTGGAGTGCGCGCGGGTCGTCGTACAGATTCTCGATGCCCTCGGCATCGACCGGGCGCACCTGGTCGGCAACTCGTGGGGCGGGATGATCGGTGGGACCTTCGCCGCGCTGCATCCTGACCGGATCGATCGCGCGGTGCTGATGAACGCGACGGCTTCGCCGGCAGGGCTGCGGCAGAGGATCGAGTATCCGGCGCTGGTCGTTGCCGCGCGACTGCTGGGTGGGATGCGTGGGCCGTTGGTGGGGCCGGTGCGGGATGCGTTCCTCGGGCCGACCAGCAAGCGGGACCGGCCGTCGGTCGTTGCCTATGTCAACGATATGGCGTCGCGGGCGGACGTCGAGTCGGTGCGGCACGCGGTCACGAGTGTGGTCCCGCGCCGGCCCGACCAGCGGCAGCTGTTCGCGTCGATCAAGGCCCCGGTGCTGGTCGTGGCCGGACGCGAGGACGCGACGTTCCCGGTCGCGGAGACGCAGGCGATGGCCGACGCGATCCCGGGCGCTGCTTTCGCCGTACTGGAGAGGACTGCGCATCTCGCCGCGCTGGAGAACCCGACCGAGGTGAACGCCTTGCTGGAAGACTTCCTGGTTCAGTAG
- a CDS encoding helix-turn-helix transcriptional regulator produces the protein MLETSARLLKLLSLLQTPRDWSGTTLAEELGVGVRTVRRDVDKLRNLGYPVEAVPGVAGYRLGAGASLPPLLLDDEEAVAVAIGLRGSAAGGVAGLEESSVRALTKLEQVLPSRLRHRVRLLQSVAVPAAQGAVVDPEVLLAVAAVCRDHQRLRFDYSSHDGTASVRTTEPHRLVHTGRRWYLTAWDLDREDWRTYRLDRMVLRIPVGPRFTPRALPSEVFEGIASGGYKYQAVFRVHASAFAVGDRLSSTVAAVEAVDESTCLVRTGSNSLDELVLYMGLLGFAFEVVSPPEVAEHARTVAARLAGA, from the coding sequence ATGTTGGAAACCTCGGCGCGGCTGCTCAAGCTGCTCTCCCTGCTGCAGACTCCGCGCGACTGGTCGGGCACGACGCTGGCCGAAGAGCTGGGCGTTGGGGTGCGGACGGTCCGGCGGGACGTCGACAAGCTGCGCAACCTCGGCTACCCGGTCGAGGCTGTGCCGGGTGTTGCGGGCTACCGACTGGGCGCCGGGGCGTCGCTGCCGCCGTTGCTGCTGGACGACGAGGAGGCCGTCGCCGTCGCGATCGGGCTGCGCGGCTCGGCGGCCGGGGGAGTGGCCGGGCTGGAGGAGTCGTCGGTGCGCGCGCTGACCAAGCTGGAGCAGGTGCTGCCGTCGCGGCTGCGACATCGGGTTCGCCTGCTGCAGTCGGTCGCCGTACCGGCTGCTCAGGGGGCTGTGGTCGACCCGGAGGTGTTGCTGGCCGTCGCAGCGGTCTGCCGGGACCATCAGCGGCTGCGGTTCGACTACTCCTCCCACGACGGTACGGCGAGTGTGCGAACGACGGAGCCGCATCGGCTCGTCCACACCGGGCGGCGCTGGTACCTGACGGCGTGGGACCTGGATCGGGAGGACTGGCGGACGTATCGGCTCGACCGGATGGTGTTGAGGATTCCGGTCGGCCCGCGGTTCACGCCGCGTGCGCTGCCTTCGGAGGTTTTCGAGGGCATCGCCTCTGGTGGTTACAAGTACCAGGCGGTCTTCCGCGTCCACGCTTCCGCTTTTGCGGTCGGCGACCGCCTGTCGTCGACGGTGGCCGCGGTGGAGGCCGTCGACGAGTCGACCTGCCTGGTGCGGACCGGCTCGAACTCCTTGGACGAGCTCGTGCTCTACATGGGCCTGTTGGGGTTCGCTTTCGAGGTCGTCTCGCCACCCGAAGTCGCCGAGCATGCCCGCACAGTAGCGGCGCGGCTCGCCGGGGCTTAA